The DNA window CGTCTTTATGGTCGGCCCAACCGGGGATCAGAAGGCGGTCTTCGACGTTGTCAGGGAGTTCGGGGTTCCGATGAAAGCGGACCTCCACCCGATAATGGTGGACGGGACCGGCATGTGCGGCGCCTGCCGCGTCACCGTCGGCGGCGAGGTTAAGTTTGCCTGCATAGACGGGCCGGAGTTCGACGCATACCAGGTCGCCTGGGATGAGCTGATAGCGAGAAGCGGGTACTACACGGATATGGAGCAGAGGGCCATGCAGGAGTACATGAAACTCTTCGAGCAGGCCCTCCAAGGAGGTGAGCAGTGATGGCCGTCAAGAGGAAGATCATCAAGGAGCGCGTTCCGACGCCGGAGAGGCCGGCGGAGGAGAGAATAAAGAGCTTCGCCGAGGTCAACCTTGGCTACACCTTCGAGCTTGCCGTTAAGGAGGCCGAGCGCTGCCTCCAGTGTCCCTACAACTACGCACCCTGTATAAAAGGCTGTCCGGTTCACATCGACATTCCTGGCTTCATAAGCAAACTCGTCCAGTACCGCGACGACCCCGACAAGGCCGTCAAGGAGGCCCTCAGCGTCATCTGGGCCTGCAACTCTCTGCCAGCTACCACCGGGAGGGTCTGCCCGCAGGAGGATCAGTGCGAGATGAACTGTGTCATGGGCAGGGTCGGAGACAAGATAAACATCGGCAAGCTTGAGAGATTTGTGGCGGACTACGCGCGCGAGAAGGGCATAGACGAGGAGCTTCTCTTTGAGATGATCCCGAGAATAGAGAAGAAGGGTCAGAAGGTTGCTATTATCGGAGCCGGACCCGCAGGACTCACCGCCGCCGGCGAGCTGGCGAAGCTCGGCTACGACGTTACCATCTACGAGGCCCTTCATGAGGCGGGCGGAGTGCTCATGTACGGCATCCCCGAGTTCAGGCTACCGAAGAGCATCGTCGAGAGCGAGATCGACAAGCTCAGGAAGCTTGGGGTCAAGATACTCACCGACCACATCGTCGGAAAGACCGTGACCATTGAGGAGCTTCTTGAGGAGTACGATGCGGTCTTCATAGGCTCCGGAGCCGGAACCCCGAGGCTTATCAACGCCCCCGGAATAAACCTCAACGGAATCTATACCGCCAACGAGTTCCTCACGCGCGTGAACCTCATGAAGGCTTACAAGTTCCCCGAGTACGACACCCCCGTCAAGGTCGGCAAGAAGGTCGTCGTCATAGGCGCCGGAAACACCGCCATGGACGCCGCGAGGAGCGCGAGGCGCTTCGGTGCCGAGGTCACCATAGCCTACCGCCGCGGCCCGGAGGACGTCAGCGCGAGGGTTGAAGAGGTTGAGCATGCCAAGGAGGAAGGCATAGAGTTCGAGTTCTTCGTCAACCCCGTGGAGTTCATCGGTGACGGCAATGGCAACCTGAAGGCGGTTAAGTTCGAGAAGATGAAGGCCCTCGACGAGAGGGACAGCAGGGGCAAGAGGAAGATAGTCGGAACCGGCGAGTACGTGACGATAGAGGCCGAGACGGTAGTCATAGCCATCGGAAAGCACCCCAACAGGCTCATCGTCAACACTCCCGGCCTGAAGGTCGAGCGCGGAAGGATAGTCGTTGACAAGAACCTGATGACCAGCATTCCCGGAGTTTTCGCCGGTGGGGACGCGATAAGGGGAGAGGCAACGGTTATCCTCGCAATGGGCGACGGAAGGAGAGCCGCTAAGGCCATCCACGAGTACCTCACGAGTAAGAGGGAAAACGGAAACGCGTGAACTTCCTTTATTTTTCTTTGAAGCACGCCTCCAGTATTGGATCGGGAATGTGGTAATAGACGTTTCTGCCTTCTTTAACCTTCTCAAGGAACGAAGAATCGACGAGCGCCTTCAGAAGCCTCGCCAGCACGCTGTCGGCTACACTCTTTCCTTCTTTTCGTTCGAGGTACTCCTTTATCTCTTCCCACGTGTTCCTTCCGCTCGCAACTGCGCGCATTATCTCCAGGTAGCGTTTCCTCGCCGAGGACCTCTTTGAGAGGAAGTTCTCGAATTCATCCATGGCAAGGGCATTCGCCTCCTCAAAAACATCATCAATTAGCTTCTCGGAGAGCCCTTTTTCCATGGCATTTCTGCCGAAGAGAACCAGCCATCCCACTATTCCACCGAGCCTCTCAACTGCGGTCTCGATTAAGTCTTCCGGAGGAGCAAGTCCAACCTGCTCAAACCCCTGAATCAGGAAGTCCCTGCTCTGCTCCCCCGTGAACCTTGAGAGGGTAACCTCGTGGAAGTACCTGCCGTAGAGGGGCGCCTTGGGATCGTCCACGCCGAGGTAGTCATGGAGCAGGCCAACTTCAGAGCCAGTCATGACTATTCTCAGGTTCGAGTAGTCGTAGAGGTGAGCGATTAGGCCCGCAAACTCGCTCCCGACAGGCCCGCGGAGGTACTGAACCTCGTCAAAAGCGAGGACAACGTCATACTTTTCCAGCTCACGGAAGAGCGCTATGAGGTCGGTTTTCTCCCCTTTCCAGGAAAAGCTTACCCCGAGGCTAAGAACCCGGAGACCGGCTATGTTTTTGAGCTCGGGTTTAATCTCCTCCCAGAGGTTACGGTTTTCGCGGAAAAATTCATTGATGGAGCTTTCTATCCTTTTGGAAACTGCGCTTTGCGCAGCACCGTGATGATGGGCATACTGGCCGAGCCGCTAGACTTTTAACCTTCTCCAGAGTAGAAAAAGCGAGCGATGAAGACCTCTAGGGTATCTGAAGCCGTCTCCACGGCTGTGATGATGGTCAAAAACTGAGCTCAATCCCCCGTTCTCCCGGAACACTCATGGGAATAGAAAAGGACAGAACGCTCAAAGGCTCTCAAGGTACTCCGCATAGGCCTCCGCGGCCATGAGCTCCTTGAGTTCCTCGTCGAGGTTGCTCGGCTTGAGCTTGACGATCCAGTGCTCGTAGGGCTCCTCGTTGAGAACCTCGGGGCTGTCCTCAAGCTCCTCGTTGACCTCCACCACCTCGCCGCTGACGGGAGCGTAGACCTCGGAAACTGCCTTGACGCTCTCAAGCTCACAGAGAACGTCGCCCTTGTTGAGCTCCTTCCCGACCTCGGGAAGCTCAACGTAGGCAAGGTCTCCGAGCTCCTTCTGGGCGTAGTCGCTTATTCCAACGAGGACGGTTCCGTCCTCAAGAACCTGGACCCACTCGTGGTCCTTCGTGTAGTAGAGGCCTTCCTTGACCCTGTATTCGCCAACCTCAATCATGAACATCACCGTCCACAATATCACCGTCGGGCATTTAAACCTTTCCGCGGGGAGGCTTATAAAACACCCTCGAAAATTTTCGTCGCCTAACGAAGAACGATAACGGAAGTGGCAGAGTCCCCATAAAACTCCAATGCTGCTGAAGGGGCGCGACGCTCCTGAACTTCAGCGTGGGCCGGGACGCGGACCCATAATCTTCGGCACGGAGTTTGAGGTTAGAATCGAAAAGTTCGTGGATGGGGCGGAATTCGGCACGCAGAGTGCTGGGAACGTCTCCACCGCAGAGGCGCCGAAGAATCGGCGTGGACGTGAAAATCCGCCCCCTGAGGGGGAAATTTCTGGGAAGCGTCTGAGGCCCACGTCTGATCGCCCTTCTGCCTGTGCTGCCGGTAACTGCACTGAAGCGCAGACGCTGGCGCCTTTTTCTTCTTTGCAAAATCGTTATTAACTTCAATGCTTTAGATTCCCACATGAGCCGCGTCCCCTTCTACTTGAAAGAGCGACTCGACGCCCTCAGGGAAAGGGTTCTCCACGAAGAGTTTGAAGCCTCAAAGCTTCCTCCCTGGGAGAGGGTGATTCTGACGTGGGCCGCCCTGATGGCATTCTGGGTGGTCGTTTCGGGGAGCTTCAGAGCGAGAGATTTGATGCCGGGCGCAGTCGTTACGCTGATAATAGCGGCTTTCATGCGCGACCTGCTCACGGAGGACATACGGAGGAGCGGTCATATAGTGGAAAAGATTCTTTACTTCACTCTCCTCTACCTCCCGCAGTACGCGGTTATAATGGCCTTCCGCCTGCTGGAGAGCAACCTGAAGGTTGCGAAGAACGTGGTGTTCATGGACATCAAACCGGGAATAGTCAAGATAAAGACGGACCTGCACTCTGACACCGGAGTAACGATACTCGCCAACTCAATAACGCTGACTCCGGGCACATTAACGCTCGACGTGAAAAAGAAGCTCGGCGAGACCTACCTCTACGTCCACTGGATAGATTTGGAAACCCTCAACCGCGAGAAGGCTGGGGAAAAGATAAAGGGGGACATCGAGGAATGGCTCAAGAAGGTCTTCTGGTGAGTGCGTTCTACGTGCTCGTCTTCACTGCGATACTGATAACCTACCGTGTGGCCAGGGGGCCGACCCTGCCGGACAGAATAGTGGGTTTGAACACGATAACGACGAAGGTGGTCGTCATAATAGCGGTCGTCTCGGTCATCAGGGGCGAGTACTACCTGGTGGACCTCGCGATAGTCCTGCTGATGGTGAACGCCGTCGGTGGGCTTATACTCGCCAAATACATGGAGAGGAGAAGCCATGATTGAGGTTCTGTTGCTGCTCTTTGGGGAGGCTGCCATGGTTTTCGGGGCCCTGGGGATACTTCGCTTTCCAGACGTTTACACCCGCCTCCACGCCGCAACGAAGTGCGACACTGGCGGAGCCATGAGCATAATCCTCGCCTTAATCCTGATAATGGACGCTCCGGTGGTTGTTAGGGCCAAGTTCCTGGTGCTGGCCTTCCTGATAGCGATGATAAACCCAATGGTGAGCCATGCCATCGCGAGGGGAGCCTACAAATACGGGGTGAAACCAGAGGTAGTGGTGGATATGTATGCTTGGGACAATCCTTGACGTGGTCTTCGTAGCGATGATACTGTTGGCCGTGGGGGTCGTTGAAGAAAAGAACCTGGTTAGTGCGGTCGTTAAATACTCGCTCCTCAGTCTGCTCTTCGTCCTAGCCCTGTTCGAGCTCAAGGCCCCGGACGTTGCCCTTTCGGCGATAGTCGTCGGCGCGATAGTGATAGGCGTCTTCCTCTTCACAATAGAGGAGGTGACGAGGTGAGGAAGGTTGCTCTAATCCTCACTTTGGCCCTCGGGGCCCTCCTGCTTGACCTGAGCTATGAACCCTCGTACGGCGGGAGCTACGCCTACTACGTCGCCAACTGGGGCGAGATTGGAATCCCGAATCTGGTATCGGCGATCTTGGCCGGGTGGAGAGCCTACGACAGTCTCGGCGAGGCGAGCCTGCTGTTTACGGCAGTCATCGGCTTCTATCTGCTCCTTGGGGGGAAGAAGAAGTGAAGATGAGCACCGTCGTGAGGAGCACCACCAAGATGGTAAGCCCGTTCCTGGTCACCTACGCGGCCTACATCATGCTCTACGGCCATCTAAGCCCCGGGGGTGGCTTTCAGGGAGGGGTGATTCTCGCGGTCGCGGTTATACTCCTCATAACCTCGCACGGCTACAAAAAGGTCCGGAAGAGGTTTCATTTCAACTGGGCGAGCCTGATAGAGAGCTCCGCAGGGGCCATGCTCGTCCTGCTGGGAATCGCCGGAATAGCCTTTGGGGCGTTCTACTCCAATTTCCTCCCGACGGAGGGGGGCATAATACTGCCCTTCAACATCATCGTCGGCCTTGAGGTCGGAGCGGCCTTCACATTCGTATTCTACATACTGCTGAGGTGGGTTGAAAGTGATTAGTCCGGAGCAGGCGGGAGTGCTCATAATGCTCGTGGGGATATACGGCCTGATGGCAAAAAGGGAGCCGATAAAGCTGGTGCTTTCCATAAACGTGGTTTCCCTTGGCCTGGTGCTGTTTTTCATCGGCCTAGCCTACTCCCCGGGAAAGGACGTCCCCATAATGCCGACGAATCCGGTCGACCCGCTCCCGGCGACGCTGATGCTCACAACCCTTGTCGTTGACGTTGCCATAACGTCGCTCGCCCTGGCGATAATAATCCGCATGCGGAGGGATGGCCCATGATTCCCCTGATGGTAGCCTTCCCGCTCCTGTTTGCCTTCGTAATCGTAATCCTGGACACCCTGCGTGTGAAGAAGGGTCTAATAAAAGCCGCATTCATCCTCGGCGCAGTTCTTCCGACAGGGGTTCTCCCCCTTGGGAACGGAACGGAAGTTGTGGGCGGCTGGAGCAGGGTGGCGGGGATAGAGGTTGGAATCGGTGAAATCAACGCCCCTTTCATCGCCGGCGAGTTGATACTCTTCACAGTCGTTGCCCTCTGTTCCATCTCCTACTTCAATTTCCGAGACAAGAAGACCGCCAAGGCCCTCGTCCTATTCCTCTTGATGCACGCGGGTCTGCTGGGGGCGTTTCTTGCGAGGGATTTCTTCAACTTCTACATCTACATGGAGATTGCCTCGGTTTCGGCCTTTGCCCTGGTTGCATTCTCCGAAGAGCCCGGCTCCAAGAGGGCCGCCTTCAAGTACCTTATCCTCTCGCTGTTTGCATCCTACCTTTTCATCTTCGCGATAGGCCTCATATACATGGAGACGGGCTACCTCAACGTCGAGCTCGTGGCTGAAAACGCCCTCCCGAGCAGGGAGCTTAAAGTTGCCCTCGGAATAGCCTTCGCCTCCCTCCTCCTGAAGGCCGGCATATTCCCCCTTCACGGCTGGCTGCCCGATGCTCACTCCGTTGCTCTGACGCCCGCCAGTGCCCTGTTGAGCGGAATAGTCGTAAAAGCCCCCGCTTATGGCATGATACTCCTATTCTCGGCCCTGCCCGTCGGCGAGAGCCTGAAAACTGGGGCAATGGTTGTTGCTGCATCGTCCATTTTCTTCGGCATAGCAATGGCGCTCCTTCAAAAAGATGCGAAGAGGCTCTTGGCGTACCACACCGTCTCACAGATGGGCTACGTGCTCCTTGGAATAGCCACCTTCAACTTCACAGGGGCCGCTTACTACGCTATGGGGCATTCCCTCTTCAAGGGCGGCCTGTTCCTGAGCGTTGGGAGCCTTGGAAAGAAGTCAAGGAAACTGGGGAAGTTCGGCTACAGGAACGCTCCGCTCATGGCGTTCTCTGTGCTGATGCTCAGCCTTGCCATAGGAGGAATCTCGCCCCTCATAGGCTCCTACGCGAAGGGGCTGATACATTCGGGTCTGCCCGATGGTTGGAGGTGGGTTGTCCCGGCCGGGACAGTGGGAACTCTCGTTTCGTTCACCAAGCTGAACTACCACCTCTCGCGGGGAGAAACCGGAGGCATCGGGTTGATGTGGAAGCTCTCCTCCCTGGCACTGGCCCTAACCACCCTCTTCGCAGGTCTCTACCTCGGTGCGGGGCTCAAGCCGGCCGATGT is part of the Thermococcus sp. 21S7 genome and encodes:
- the gltA gene encoding NADPH-dependent glutamate synthase, encoding MAVKRKIIKERVPTPERPAEERIKSFAEVNLGYTFELAVKEAERCLQCPYNYAPCIKGCPVHIDIPGFISKLVQYRDDPDKAVKEALSVIWACNSLPATTGRVCPQEDQCEMNCVMGRVGDKINIGKLERFVADYAREKGIDEELLFEMIPRIEKKGQKVAIIGAGPAGLTAAGELAKLGYDVTIYEALHEAGGVLMYGIPEFRLPKSIVESEIDKLRKLGVKILTDHIVGKTVTIEELLEEYDAVFIGSGAGTPRLINAPGINLNGIYTANEFLTRVNLMKAYKFPEYDTPVKVGKKVVVIGAGNTAMDAARSARRFGAEVTIAYRRGPEDVSARVEEVEHAKEEGIEFEFFVNPVEFIGDGNGNLKAVKFEKMKALDERDSRGKRKIVGTGEYVTIEAETVVIAIGKHPNRLIVNTPGLKVERGRIVVDKNLMTSIPGVFAGGDAIRGEATVILAMGDGRRAAKAIHEYLTSKRENGNA
- a CDS encoding ATP-binding protein, with amino-acid sequence MESSINEFFRENRNLWEEIKPELKNIAGLRVLSLGVSFSWKGEKTDLIALFRELEKYDVVLAFDEVQYLRGPVGSEFAGLIAHLYDYSNLRIVMTGSEVGLLHDYLGVDDPKAPLYGRYFHEVTLSRFTGEQSRDFLIQGFEQVGLAPPEDLIETAVERLGGIVGWLVLFGRNAMEKGLSEKLIDDVFEEANALAMDEFENFLSKRSSARKRYLEIMRAVASGRNTWEEIKEYLERKEGKSVADSVLARLLKALVDSSFLEKVKEGRNVYYHIPDPILEACFKEK
- the gcvH gene encoding glycine cleavage system protein GcvH; this encodes MIEVGEYRVKEGLYYTKDHEWVQVLEDGTVLVGISDYAQKELGDLAYVELPEVGKELNKGDVLCELESVKAVSEVYAPVSGEVVEVNEELEDSPEVLNEEPYEHWIVKLKPSNLDEELKELMAAEAYAEYLESL
- a CDS encoding Na+/H+ antiporter subunit E; translation: MSRVPFYLKERLDALRERVLHEEFEASKLPPWERVILTWAALMAFWVVVSGSFRARDLMPGAVVTLIIAAFMRDLLTEDIRRSGHIVEKILYFTLLYLPQYAVIMAFRLLESNLKVAKNVVFMDIKPGIVKIKTDLHSDTGVTILANSITLTPGTLTLDVKKKLGETYLYVHWIDLETLNREKAGEKIKGDIEEWLKKVFW
- a CDS encoding monovalent cation/H+ antiporter complex subunit F, translated to MAQEGLLVSAFYVLVFTAILITYRVARGPTLPDRIVGLNTITTKVVVIIAVVSVIRGEYYLVDLAIVLLMVNAVGGLILAKYMERRSHD
- the mnhG gene encoding monovalent cation/H(+) antiporter subunit G, with amino-acid sequence MIEVLLLLFGEAAMVFGALGILRFPDVYTRLHAATKCDTGGAMSIILALILIMDAPVVVRAKFLVLAFLIAMINPMVSHAIARGAYKYGVKPEVVVDMYAWDNP
- a CDS encoding hydrogenase subunit MbhD domain-containing protein; this encodes MLGTILDVVFVAMILLAVGVVEEKNLVSAVVKYSLLSLLFVLALFELKAPDVALSAIVVGAIVIGVFLFTIEEVTR
- a CDS encoding Na(+)/H(+) antiporter subunit B — encoded protein: MKMSTVVRSTTKMVSPFLVTYAAYIMLYGHLSPGGGFQGGVILAVAVILLITSHGYKKVRKRFHFNWASLIESSAGAMLVLLGIAGIAFGAFYSNFLPTEGGIILPFNIIVGLEVGAAFTFVFYILLRWVESD
- a CDS encoding cation:proton antiporter subunit C produces the protein MISPEQAGVLIMLVGIYGLMAKREPIKLVLSINVVSLGLVLFFIGLAYSPGKDVPIMPTNPVDPLPATLMLTTLVVDVAITSLALAIIIRMRRDGP
- a CDS encoding proton-conducting transporter membrane subunit, whose amino-acid sequence is MIPLMVAFPLLFAFVIVILDTLRVKKGLIKAAFILGAVLPTGVLPLGNGTEVVGGWSRVAGIEVGIGEINAPFIAGELILFTVVALCSISYFNFRDKKTAKALVLFLLMHAGLLGAFLARDFFNFYIYMEIASVSAFALVAFSEEPGSKRAAFKYLILSLFASYLFIFAIGLIYMETGYLNVELVAENALPSRELKVALGIAFASLLLKAGIFPLHGWLPDAHSVALTPASALLSGIVVKAPAYGMILLFSALPVGESLKTGAMVVAASSIFFGIAMALLQKDAKRLLAYHTVSQMGYVLLGIATFNFTGAAYYAMGHSLFKGGLFLSVGSLGKKSRKLGKFGYRNAPLMAFSVLMLSLAIGGISPLIGSYAKGLIHSGLPDGWRWVVPAGTVGTLVSFTKLNYHLSRGETGGIGLMWKLSSLALALTTLFAGLYLGAGLKPADVIYISAAVLTFFALRALGVFEREVRREAKDVGRDVNMLAAVFVTFMLAVLLLQRL